In Actinomyces sp. zg-332, the following proteins share a genomic window:
- a CDS encoding MFS transporter: MIKFYAFQLANTISSKISIAMSNNTKKYVSSKQLLALLVGMTSVILFLGFEGIAVTAIMPEVTRDLKAVTYYPLAAGMSMAVQIFSTALSGIWCDSKGPKKVIIVGTTIFTFGLILSGIASEIVLFIIGRAVQGLGAGMLIVPFYVIVGSVVEPTKRPMFFVVFSAAWIIPAIIGPYGASIINKYYGWRMVFLAIPPFVILAMLLLVPMLIMLKPKNLPITPKAKKVLLGALGGGFFIALSQIAAVLPTNQMVPAVLLCIILATFSIRFVLPEGTFSLREGISSIIAVRGLTLGIVIGSETLIPLILVIGRGWDVETVAFLVSIGSIGWFLGSFIQGRIKDKNSRKKLIPIGGIITIFGTVLSIIGMFDSINFIVLLSGWALSSLGTGLIVSTCSVLALEVTPEENHGDISSALQVGDSYGSALLLALIGVLYTPLSSSAHPWPYLPSGFLMFIVALIGFYAAWKTYTFTTKYYEENNLV, encoded by the coding sequence GCAAACACTATTAGCAGTAAAATAAGTATAGCCATGAGTAATAACACAAAAAAATATGTAAGTAGTAAACAACTTCTTGCTCTATTAGTCGGTATGACTTCTGTAATTCTTTTCCTAGGATTTGAAGGCATTGCTGTGACAGCAATTATGCCTGAAGTTACACGCGATTTGAAAGCTGTTACTTACTATCCTCTAGCTGCAGGTATGAGTATGGCTGTTCAAATTTTTTCTACAGCCCTATCAGGAATCTGGTGTGATAGCAAAGGCCCAAAGAAAGTAATAATAGTTGGAACTACTATCTTTACTTTCGGGCTAATACTTTCAGGAATAGCTTCAGAAATTGTACTGTTCATCATAGGTCGTGCAGTACAAGGCCTTGGAGCTGGTATGCTTATCGTGCCTTTTTATGTAATAGTTGGATCAGTAGTTGAACCAACTAAGAGACCAATGTTTTTTGTAGTATTTTCAGCCGCTTGGATTATTCCGGCTATAATTGGCCCTTATGGTGCTTCGATTATAAATAAGTATTATGGCTGGCGAATGGTATTCCTAGCTATTCCACCTTTCGTTATTTTGGCTATGCTACTACTAGTGCCTATGCTCATTATGTTAAAGCCAAAAAATCTACCAATAACTCCTAAAGCAAAGAAAGTTCTACTCGGAGCATTAGGTGGAGGATTTTTCATAGCTTTATCGCAAATTGCTGCTGTGCTTCCAACTAACCAAATGGTTCCAGCAGTATTGCTTTGCATTATTTTAGCCACATTTTCTATTCGCTTTGTCTTACCTGAAGGTACTTTTTCTTTACGAGAAGGAATATCTTCAATTATTGCTGTGCGTGGTTTAACTTTAGGAATAGTCATTGGTAGCGAAACCCTAATTCCTCTAATACTAGTCATTGGTAGAGGCTGGGATGTAGAAACTGTAGCTTTCCTTGTCAGCATAGGATCCATCGGTTGGTTTTTAGGATCTTTCATACAAGGACGCATAAAAGATAAAAACTCGCGTAAAAAACTAATTCCAATTGGTGGAATAATAACAATTTTTGGCACTGTACTGTCAATAATAGGTATGTTCGATAGCATAAACTTCATAGTATTACTGTCAGGTTGGGCATTATCTTCATTAGGGACTGGATTAATTGTTTCTACTTGTTCTGTGCTTGCTTTAGAAGTAACTCCAGAGGAAAATCATGGTGATATTTCTTCAGCATTACAAGTCGGCGATTCCTACGGCTCAGCACTACTATTAGCTTTAATTGGTGTGCTATATACACCTCTTTCTTCCAGCGCCCATCCTTGGCCATATTTACCAAGTGGATTCTTGATGTTTATAGTAGCTTTGATAGGATTTTATGCTGCTTGGAAAACATATACATTTACGACTAAATATTATGAGGAAAACAATTTAGTATAA
- a CDS encoding DEAD/DEAH box helicase, giving the protein MNEYTSIEDTNKDMNEITFDSLGLSDQILKSIEKVGYVTPTPIQVQTIPLLLEGKDVVGIAQTGTGKTAAFALPILEKINPNAKNVQALILAPTRELAMQSANAMDSFLGPKSKVKVVAVYGGSSYTPQIEALKSGAQIVVGTPGRIMDLMEKKALDLTNVSFLVLDEADEMLRMGFAEDVENIVTDIPNTKQTALFSATMPEDIRKIANNHLNNPTEVSITKQSTTTKNIHQTYAVVPFKHKVGALSRVLSVKNYGGAIVFVRTRATAEEVAIELGARGIMAATISGDVPQRERERLVERIKNGSLNILVATDVAARGIDIERVGLVVNFDVPRENEAYVHRIGRTGRAGRKGEALTFLTPKESYKLRQIEKLTGAKLEEVAIPTPKDVSEHKAKVQMENISQRVTKPRLELYKEIFTSFCQSNDISPVDAAAAMLALTVGDEGPSLREEKNRIRYEESVDENGEFISAVFEEGRDKSSRKSSRGTGGGYSSRERSRAVQEGFTRYRIEVGRKDNVSPGEIVGAMAGESSLKGSQIGRIDILPTFTLVDVNQEISGKDMRRLQNTQVRNRSLLISLDEGPKTRSSNRGGRGRISSPSKHYDNIRVKRKGKDFIPKGASKKVKKNKKKR; this is encoded by the coding sequence ATGAACGAATATACAAGTATCGAAGATACTAATAAAGATATGAATGAAATTACGTTTGATAGTTTAGGTTTATCAGATCAAATTCTAAAATCAATTGAAAAAGTAGGATATGTTACTCCTACCCCTATTCAGGTGCAAACAATCCCGTTATTGTTAGAGGGAAAAGACGTTGTAGGTATAGCTCAAACAGGTACTGGTAAAACTGCTGCTTTCGCATTGCCTATCCTAGAGAAAATCAACCCTAATGCTAAAAATGTACAAGCTCTTATTCTAGCTCCTACACGTGAATTAGCAATGCAAAGCGCAAATGCAATGGACAGCTTTTTAGGCCCTAAATCAAAGGTAAAAGTTGTTGCTGTTTACGGAGGATCTTCTTATACACCACAGATAGAAGCACTTAAATCTGGTGCACAAATAGTGGTAGGTACCCCTGGTAGAATCATGGACCTTATGGAAAAGAAGGCATTAGATTTAACTAATGTTTCTTTCTTAGTCCTAGATGAAGCTGATGAAATGTTACGTATGGGCTTTGCTGAGGACGTTGAAAATATTGTTACTGATATTCCTAATACTAAACAAACAGCTTTATTCTCAGCAACTATGCCTGAAGATATAAGAAAAATTGCTAATAATCATTTGAATAATCCAACAGAAGTAAGCATTACTAAGCAATCTACTACGACAAAAAATATTCACCAGACTTATGCTGTGGTTCCTTTCAAGCATAAAGTAGGTGCTTTGTCACGAGTATTGTCAGTAAAAAATTATGGTGGTGCTATAGTTTTCGTTAGGACAAGAGCAACAGCTGAAGAAGTAGCAATTGAACTTGGCGCTAGAGGAATTATGGCTGCAACTATAAGTGGCGATGTTCCTCAAAGAGAGCGTGAAAGACTTGTTGAACGCATAAAAAATGGTAGCTTAAATATTCTAGTTGCAACAGATGTGGCTGCTCGCGGTATAGATATTGAGCGTGTTGGACTGGTCGTAAACTTTGATGTACCTCGTGAAAATGAAGCTTATGTACATCGTATTGGACGTACTGGTCGTGCTGGACGTAAAGGTGAAGCTTTAACTTTCCTAACTCCAAAAGAAAGCTACAAGCTACGTCAGATTGAAAAGCTTACAGGTGCAAAACTAGAAGAAGTAGCGATTCCTACTCCAAAAGATGTATCAGAACATAAAGCTAAAGTTCAAATGGAAAATATTTCACAACGAGTAACTAAACCTCGTTTAGAACTATATAAAGAAATATTTACATCTTTCTGCCAAAGTAACGATATTTCACCAGTTGATGCTGCTGCAGCAATGCTGGCATTAACTGTAGGTGACGAAGGACCTTCACTTAGGGAAGAAAAAAACAGAATACGTTATGAAGAGTCAGTTGATGAAAATGGAGAATTCATCAGTGCCGTATTTGAAGAAGGACGAGATAAATCTAGCCGTAAATCTTCACGAGGTACAGGTGGAGGTTATTCTTCTAGAGAACGAAGCCGTGCAGTTCAAGAAGGCTTTACTCGTTACCGTATTGAAGTAGGTCGTAAAGACAATGTCTCCCCTGGTGAAATTGTTGGTGCTATGGCTGGAGAATCGTCACTTAAAGGAAGCCAAATTGGCCGTATAGATATATTGCCTACTTTTACTTTAGTTGATGTAAATCAAGAAATATCTGGTAAAGATATGCGTCGCCTACAAAACACTCAAGTTCGGAATAGATCTTTACTAATTTCTTTAGATGAAGGTCCAAAAACTAGGAGTTCCAATAGAGGCGGACGAGGTAGAATTTCTTCTCCAAGTAAGCATTACGATAATATTCGTGTGAAAAGAAAAGGAAAAGATTTCATTCCTAAAGGGGCATCTAAAAAGGTAAAGAAAAACAAGAAAAAGAGGTAA
- a CDS encoding MBL fold metallo-hydrolase: MKIYCTVSPVFEENCYIVVNDKNQALIVDPGAYTKKMIDMLMEDINAEPKSILLTHGHLDHIWDAGKFNIPTYIPKPDMYRLDDPYQHFGEEIARNFRILANEEFVPIKNIQPLPDETYTTAFEIIDGFFLRGIPTPGHTEGSSIFLFSCEIEDYTARGIKNEHNLYAFGGDVIFASSVGRTDLPGGDRTQMLQSLRTICNIVDPRTIFLTGHGIPTALWYEKENNSHIKYAMKMG, from the coding sequence ATGAAAATTTATTGTACTGTATCACCTGTTTTTGAGGAGAATTGCTATATTGTTGTAAACGATAAGAATCAAGCTTTAATAGTAGATCCAGGCGCATATACTAAAAAGATGATTGATATGCTGATGGAAGATATAAATGCTGAGCCTAAAAGTATACTTCTAACTCATGGGCATCTTGATCACATTTGGGACGCTGGTAAATTCAATATACCAACTTATATTCCTAAGCCTGATATGTACCGTTTAGATGATCCGTACCAGCATTTTGGTGAAGAAATTGCTAGAAATTTTAGAATTTTAGCTAACGAAGAATTCGTTCCTATAAAAAATATTCAGCCTTTGCCAGATGAAACTTATACTACAGCTTTTGAAATAATCGATGGATTTTTCCTACGAGGAATACCAACACCTGGACATACTGAAGGATCAAGCATATTTTTATTCTCTTGTGAGATTGAGGACTACACAGCTCGCGGAATAAAAAATGAACATAACTTATATGCTTTTGGGGGAGATGTAATATTTGCGTCTAGTGTGGGAAGAACTGACCTACCAGGAGGAGATCGCACACAAATGCTACAGTCTTTGCGTACTATATGCAATATAGTTGACCCTCGTACTATATTTTTAACAGGTCATGGTATTCCAACAGCATTATGGTATGAAAAAGAAAATAATTCTCATATAAAATACGCAATGAAAATGGGATAG
- a CDS encoding MFS transporter, whose amino-acid sequence MQKEVSVKTWVTLCILLLPTLVVAMDTTILLFALPEISIALHPSATMQLWIVDMYSLIMSAFLVAAGNFADRIGRKKLLLLGTVGFTLVSVAAAFSTSASLLLICRGLLGFFSAGIAPTTLSNIRVMFEKSDKLPMAIAIWISTFSVGAAIGPIIGGVLLEYFYWGSVFLVTLPFTIPALVLIPSLLKETKDTNPGPLDFTAILLSIVAITSFVYVIKYSVTEGISFTSVMLILVSIVSGYAFVKHLSSKENPMFDIMLFKNSNFAGGIVVNVIGAFSLMGFTFVVTQFLQLAAGFSPMTAGLLMLPSSFAFFIAGMIVVPLAKRFSKKIIVISSLFINLFAYVFLAVIGANNTTITINIIWCFLGIGIGFVETIAYDLIIETVPINKSGAASGISESVYELGMVMGAAVIGSVMNWGYKLHLLIPDGLSDKDLQVAKETYSGAIDVVNSLVYKNPDLARNLAQNAKSAFMYAIPIVGIINVILMVISVILAWKILFRKSKESYDNSLA is encoded by the coding sequence ATGCAAAAAGAAGTGTCTGTTAAGACTTGGGTAACTTTATGTATTTTACTACTGCCAACGCTAGTTGTAGCGATGGATACAACTATCCTTCTCTTTGCTTTACCTGAAATTTCTATCGCATTACATCCATCAGCAACAATGCAACTGTGGATAGTTGATATGTACTCTCTTATCATGTCAGCTTTTCTAGTAGCTGCTGGAAATTTTGCTGATAGAATTGGTAGAAAGAAACTACTTTTGCTCGGTACAGTAGGTTTTACTTTAGTTTCAGTTGCAGCAGCATTTTCTACCTCAGCTTCACTCTTGCTGATATGTAGGGGATTGCTCGGATTTTTTAGTGCAGGTATAGCACCTACGACTCTTTCGAATATAAGAGTTATGTTCGAGAAATCAGATAAACTTCCTATGGCTATCGCAATTTGGATATCTACTTTTTCAGTAGGAGCTGCAATAGGACCAATAATTGGTGGGGTATTGCTAGAATACTTTTATTGGGGATCAGTATTTCTAGTAACTTTACCGTTTACTATACCAGCACTTGTGTTAATACCTTCTTTGTTGAAAGAAACTAAGGACACTAACCCAGGACCTTTAGATTTTACTGCTATTTTGCTATCTATAGTGGCAATAACAAGCTTCGTATACGTTATTAAGTATTCTGTAACAGAGGGGATAAGTTTCACATCAGTTATGCTTATATTGGTGAGCATAGTTTCTGGTTATGCATTTGTAAAACACTTGTCCTCTAAAGAAAACCCAATGTTTGACATTATGCTTTTTAAAAATTCTAACTTTGCTGGTGGAATTGTAGTAAATGTTATTGGGGCTTTCTCTCTGATGGGCTTCACATTCGTTGTAACGCAGTTTTTGCAACTAGCTGCTGGATTTTCTCCTATGACAGCTGGGCTGTTGATGTTGCCTTCTTCTTTTGCTTTCTTTATAGCTGGAATGATAGTTGTGCCACTAGCTAAGCGTTTTTCAAAGAAAATAATAGTAATATCTAGTCTGTTTATAAATCTTTTTGCCTACGTGTTTTTAGCTGTAATAGGTGCAAATAATACAACTATAACTATAAACATTATTTGGTGCTTTTTAGGTATTGGGATTGGATTTGTAGAAACTATAGCTTATGATTTGATAATTGAAACTGTGCCTATAAATAAATCTGGTGCAGCCTCAGGTATATCTGAGTCAGTTTACGAACTTGGCATGGTTATGGGAGCTGCTGTTATAGGATCAGTAATGAACTGGGGATATAAATTACATCTACTTATTCCTGATGGTTTATCAGACAAAGATTTACAGGTAGCTAAAGAAACTTACAGTGGTGCTATAGATGTTGTTAATTCACTAGTTTATAAGAACCCAGATTTAGCTCGTAATCTTGCTCAAAATGCTAAAAGTGCATTTATGTATGCGATTCCAATAGTTGGTATAATAAACGTTATTTTGATGGTAATTAGTGTTATTTTAGCTTGGAAAATTTTATTTAGAAAAAGTAAAGAAAGTTATGATAACAGTTTAGCTTAG
- the ilvA gene encoding threonine ammonia-lyase IlvA: MLEKEKVEKAVATLEGIVEKTPIQISTRLSEKYDCNVFFKREDIQKCRSFKVRGAYNSASQLSEAEKQAGVVCASAGNHAQGIAYACSKLGIKGTIFLPSNTPKQKRRRISSIGGKWVEPIVVDGNFDLANKSAFEKAESEGMIYVHPYDSEKTIYGQATIGYEIDKYFSEDIETVLIPAGGGGLLSGIAFWIKNNRPNTRVVAVEPQGAACVKKAIEAGQPVQLDKVDTFVDGTAVGKVGKIPFEIIKEYVDEFVAVPEGAVCAEMLEMYQTDGIIAEPAGALASAAIPFLKNKPKGNVICIVSGGNNDLSRYAEIMERAAVYEGYRRYFLVSFPQQPGALRLFLEDVLQAGEDIVYFQYIKKNNRENGPALVGLDLQDPQDISSLRKRMQESILHIEELNQDSEILRMLI; the protein is encoded by the coding sequence ATGCTTGAGAAAGAAAAAGTAGAAAAAGCAGTCGCTACACTTGAAGGAATAGTCGAAAAAACTCCTATTCAAATAAGTACGAGATTATCAGAAAAATATGATTGCAATGTTTTTTTCAAGCGCGAAGATATTCAAAAATGTAGATCTTTTAAAGTTAGGGGCGCCTATAACTCTGCCTCACAACTAAGCGAAGCTGAAAAACAAGCTGGAGTTGTGTGTGCTTCTGCTGGAAACCACGCCCAAGGTATAGCCTATGCTTGTTCTAAACTAGGAATTAAAGGAACTATTTTCTTACCAAGTAATACCCCTAAACAAAAACGTAGAAGAATTAGCTCTATTGGGGGTAAATGGGTAGAACCAATAGTAGTAGATGGTAACTTTGATTTAGCTAATAAAAGTGCTTTTGAAAAAGCTGAATCAGAAGGAATGATTTACGTTCATCCGTATGATAGCGAAAAAACTATATATGGACAGGCAACTATAGGGTATGAAATAGATAAATATTTCTCTGAAGATATAGAAACTGTGCTAATACCAGCTGGTGGTGGGGGACTGCTATCAGGAATAGCTTTTTGGATTAAAAATAATAGACCAAACACTAGAGTTGTTGCTGTGGAACCGCAAGGTGCAGCATGTGTCAAAAAAGCTATCGAAGCTGGACAGCCAGTGCAGCTTGATAAAGTTGATACATTCGTTGATGGTACAGCAGTAGGTAAAGTTGGAAAAATTCCTTTTGAAATAATAAAAGAATACGTAGATGAGTTTGTAGCTGTACCAGAGGGTGCAGTATGTGCTGAAATGCTTGAGATGTATCAGACAGATGGCATTATTGCTGAACCAGCAGGAGCTTTAGCAAGCGCAGCAATACCTTTCCTTAAAAACAAGCCTAAAGGAAATGTTATATGCATTGTTTCTGGTGGGAATAACGATTTATCTCGTTATGCTGAAATAATGGAAAGAGCAGCTGTATACGAAGGATATCGTCGTTACTTCTTAGTTTCTTTTCCACAGCAACCAGGCGCATTACGTCTATTTTTGGAGGATGTTTTGCAAGCAGGCGAAGATATTGTTTACTTCCAGTATATAAAGAAAAATAACAGGGAAAATGGTCCAGCATTAGTAGGATTAGACTTACAAGACCCTCAAGACATATCCTCGCTACGAAAAAGGATGCAAGAATCTATTTTACATATTGAAGAACTCAACCAAGACTCAGAAATATTGAGAATGCTAATATAA
- the orn gene encoding oligoribonuclease yields MNTVTTKNPLVWIDCEMTGLDTNIDELVEVAVIVTDGDLNIIDEGFNIVIKPSQLAFNNMNDFVTNMHTTSGLIDELPNGVDIKVAQEMVLDYIKRFVPDAKKALLAGNSIATDKMFLEKQMPDVVEHLHYRIVDVSTIKELSKRWFPRVFYNKPDKNGGHRALADIRESIIELCYYKEVLFPEGEGPSTAKCLEVKAKFSPKTDSETLK; encoded by the coding sequence ATGAACACTGTAACTACTAAGAATCCTCTAGTGTGGATTGACTGTGAAATGACTGGTTTAGATACAAATATAGATGAATTAGTCGAAGTAGCTGTTATCGTTACAGATGGAGATTTAAATATTATAGATGAAGGTTTTAACATTGTTATCAAACCTTCACAACTTGCTTTTAATAATATGAATGATTTTGTCACCAATATGCATACTACGTCCGGATTAATTGATGAATTACCTAATGGCGTTGATATAAAAGTTGCTCAGGAAATGGTTTTAGACTATATAAAACGTTTCGTTCCTGACGCTAAAAAGGCTCTACTCGCTGGTAATTCTATAGCTACTGATAAAATGTTTTTAGAAAAACAGATGCCTGATGTAGTTGAACATTTGCACTACCGTATTGTTGACGTTTCAACTATTAAAGAGTTATCTAAACGATGGTTCCCACGAGTCTTTTATAACAAGCCTGATAAAAACGGAGGACATCGTGCTCTTGCAGATATACGTGAGTCAATTATTGAGCTTTGCTATTATAAAGAAGTTCTTTTCCCTGAAGGAGAAGGTCCAAGTACTGCTAAATGTCTCGAAGTTAAAGCAAAGTTTTCACCAAAGACAGACTCTGAAACTTTAAAATAG
- the dnaG gene encoding DNA primase, producing the protein MAGMIRREDIEEIRNRVKIEDIISTYVTLRPSGIGSYKGLCPFHDEKTPSFSVRSHLGVWHCFGCGKSGDAIAFIQEINQMPFQDAVEFLADKVGVSLTYEKGNVNPNNKTNLNARKATIEINTIASRIYEENLLKPKGIEARKFLASKGFTKENCKTYSIGYASDKWDEITSILMHKGYTQDQLLASGIASKSSSGKVYDRFRNRAIWPIKDITGQIIGFGARRLDDEDKNTPKYLNTPETIAYKKNQVLYGLDIAKKEIVNKKQVIIVEGYTDVMAAHLAGLKNTVATCGTAFGSEHTKLIKRLLGDGVSISSSVTMSSGKTYGGEVIFTFDSDEAGQKAALRAFNENQNFVAQTFIALDNQGMDPCDIRLLRGEEQLQEIIKNRIPLVEFVLKSSIKNLDLSTGEGRTQAKEICIPIIGKIKDKSLRDEYLRIVSGWIGIDVTLPRNFNASNPRINQNTQPVPTSSVQGQIANTKVSIPEKNALEVLLQLPEYIDSEIWSRINVECFMTPSYRQIFNTIQNIGGSNLYSQILETENNNHNTTTKIWVEKIAESVDPTIKNLVYKIAVTTIPQNKKEHLQKYANDIIIFLLNRYYDEQAKILHAKLNRIGVKDPEYAGVFQEIMNIENEKRMLKRY; encoded by the coding sequence ATGGCAGGAATGATAAGACGTGAAGATATAGAAGAAATAAGAAATAGAGTTAAAATTGAGGATATAATTTCAACCTACGTAACTTTACGTCCTAGCGGAATAGGTAGTTACAAGGGATTATGTCCTTTTCATGACGAGAAAACTCCTTCTTTTAGTGTTAGAAGTCATTTGGGTGTATGGCACTGTTTTGGGTGCGGTAAAAGCGGGGATGCGATAGCTTTTATTCAAGAAATCAACCAAATGCCCTTTCAAGATGCAGTTGAATTTTTAGCAGATAAAGTTGGAGTATCTTTAACCTATGAAAAGGGAAATGTTAATCCTAATAATAAAACTAATCTAAATGCTAGAAAAGCAACAATAGAAATTAATACAATTGCTAGCCGTATATATGAAGAGAACCTTTTAAAACCTAAAGGAATTGAAGCAAGAAAATTTTTGGCTTCAAAAGGATTCACAAAAGAAAACTGTAAGACCTATTCTATCGGGTATGCAAGTGATAAATGGGATGAGATAACTAGCATACTAATGCACAAAGGCTATACACAAGATCAACTTTTAGCTAGTGGTATTGCTTCGAAGTCTTCTAGTGGTAAGGTCTATGATCGTTTTAGAAACAGGGCAATTTGGCCAATAAAAGATATAACTGGTCAGATAATTGGATTTGGTGCTAGACGTTTAGATGACGAAGATAAAAATACACCTAAATATTTAAACACCCCTGAAACTATAGCTTATAAAAAGAATCAAGTTTTATACGGTTTGGATATTGCTAAGAAAGAAATTGTAAATAAGAAACAAGTGATTATAGTTGAAGGGTACACAGATGTTATGGCTGCGCATTTAGCTGGTTTGAAAAACACTGTGGCTACTTGTGGTACTGCTTTTGGTAGTGAGCATACTAAACTAATAAAGCGTTTATTGGGAGATGGCGTATCTATTTCTTCAAGCGTAACTATGTCTAGTGGCAAAACTTATGGTGGGGAAGTAATTTTTACTTTCGATAGTGACGAAGCTGGACAAAAAGCAGCGCTTAGAGCTTTTAATGAAAACCAAAATTTTGTAGCCCAGACTTTTATTGCTTTAGACAATCAAGGAATGGATCCATGCGATATACGTTTATTGCGAGGAGAAGAACAATTACAAGAGATAATTAAAAACCGCATACCTCTAGTTGAATTTGTATTAAAGTCATCTATTAAAAACTTAGATTTATCTACGGGAGAAGGCAGAACACAGGCTAAAGAAATATGTATACCTATAATCGGTAAAATAAAAGATAAAAGCTTACGTGACGAATATTTGAGAATAGTTTCAGGATGGATAGGGATAGATGTTACTTTACCTAGAAACTTCAATGCTTCTAACCCACGTATTAATCAAAATACTCAGCCTGTGCCAACTAGTTCTGTTCAAGGACAAATTGCTAACACAAAAGTATCTATTCCTGAAAAAAATGCACTAGAAGTACTATTACAACTGCCAGAATACATAGATAGTGAAATTTGGAGCAGGATAAATGTCGAGTGTTTTATGACTCCTTCGTATAGGCAAATTTTTAATACTATACAAAATATTGGTGGATCTAATTTATATAGTCAGATACTTGAGACTGAGAATAATAATCACAACACTACTACTAAAATATGGGTGGAAAAAATAGCTGAAAGTGTTGATCCAACTATAAAAAATCTAGTTTATAAAATAGCTGTCACCACTATTCCACAAAATAAAAAAGAACATTTGCAAAAATATGCTAACGATATAATAATTTTTCTATTAAATAGATATTACGATGAGCAAGCTAAAATACTCCATGCAAAGCTAAACCGTATAGGGGTGAAAGATCCAGAATATGCTGGTGTATTTCAAGAAATAATGAATATCGAAAATGAAAAACGTATGCTTAAACGTTACTAA
- a CDS encoding DUF349 domain-containing protein produces the protein MSDEVKANVSTPKVEASITEAEYAQYSKFGAIDDDGNVYVLQGDEKRLIGQFPIDVPERPFELYIRRYLDLKTQITIFSSRISNLSLKDLESPMKSIETLLENPAIIGDIDALHASVEALKAKVEARKEELKANRIAQREKTLAIRTSIVEKAEEIAHNCGQATNWKQSGQTLRDLLEEWKDSQRHGPRLDRKTENALWKRFSQARTIFDRQRRQFFAQLDQVQSQAKAIKEELVAKAESLASSTEWGKTTTAFRDLMEEWKKAPKANRKLDDELWERFRNAQVTFFDAKNEQNALLNEEFSKNLELKLALLERAESLLPITDLEVAKNSLRDILQEWDEIGRVPRSDVKKVQSRIRAVEDAVRRAEEEEWQRSNPETKVRAQGLAGLLQASIPELEEKIEKAKAKGDDAAVAKLTVELDSKKQWLEQALKTIEQ, from the coding sequence ATGTCAGATGAAGTAAAAGCAAATGTTTCAACCCCTAAAGTTGAAGCTTCCATAACAGAAGCTGAGTATGCACAGTATTCAAAATTTGGTGCTATCGACGATGATGGTAATGTGTATGTATTACAAGGGGATGAAAAACGTTTGATAGGCCAGTTCCCAATTGATGTACCTGAACGTCCTTTCGAACTTTATATTCGTCGTTATTTAGATTTAAAAACACAAATAACTATTTTTTCTTCTCGTATTAGCAATTTGAGTTTAAAAGACTTAGAATCTCCTATGAAATCAATTGAAACATTGCTAGAAAATCCAGCAATTATTGGTGATATTGATGCTCTACACGCTAGCGTTGAAGCTTTGAAAGCAAAAGTTGAAGCAAGAAAAGAAGAACTAAAAGCTAACCGTATTGCTCAGCGCGAAAAAACTTTAGCCATTAGAACATCTATTGTTGAGAAAGCTGAAGAAATTGCACACAACTGTGGTCAGGCAACTAACTGGAAACAATCCGGTCAGACTCTACGAGACCTACTTGAAGAATGGAAAGATTCTCAACGTCACGGTCCACGTTTAGATCGTAAAACAGAAAATGCTTTGTGGAAGCGTTTCTCACAAGCTCGTACAATTTTTGATCGTCAACGTCGCCAGTTCTTTGCACAGCTTGATCAGGTTCAGTCCCAAGCTAAAGCTATCAAAGAAGAGCTAGTTGCCAAAGCTGAATCCTTAGCTTCATCAACAGAATGGGGAAAGACCACTACAGCTTTCCGTGATCTAATGGAAGAGTGGAAGAAAGCACCAAAGGCTAACCGTAAGCTAGATGATGAGCTATGGGAGCGTTTCAGAAATGCACAAGTAACATTCTTTGATGCAAAGAATGAACAAAATGCTCTTTTGAACGAAGAATTTTCAAAGAACTTAGAGCTAAAGTTGGCTTTGCTTGAGCGTGCTGAAAGCTTGCTACCTATAACAGATCTCGAAGTTGCTAAAAACTCTCTTCGTGACATTTTGCAGGAATGGGATGAAATTGGCCGTGTTCCACGTTCTGATGTAAAGAAAGTACAGTCACGTATTCGTGCAGTTGAAGATGCTGTTCGACGTGCTGAGGAAGAAGAATGGCAGCGTTCAAACCCTGAAACTAAAGTTCGTGCTCAAGGACTTGCAGGTCTACTTCAAGCTTCAATTCCAGAGCTAGAAGAAAAAATTGAAAAAGCCAAAGCTAAAGGTGATGACGCAGCAGTTGCTAAACTAACTGTTGAACTAGATTCAAAGAAACAATGGCTAGAACAGGCATTGAAAACTATAGAACAGTAA